The following coding sequences lie in one Primulina huaijiensis isolate GDHJ02 chromosome 2, ASM1229523v2, whole genome shotgun sequence genomic window:
- the LOC140971689 gene encoding uncharacterized protein yields the protein MGVDYYKILQVDRNAKDDDLKKAYRKLAMKWHPDKNPNNKKDAEAKFKQISEAYDVLSDPQKRAVYDQYGEEGLKGQVPPPGAGGGFSGDAGGPTTFRFNPRHADDIFSEFFGFSSPFGGATDMGGGSRLPSGFPKHMEDIFASFRNTTGGEGGSGGVPRKAASIERMLPCSLEDLYKGTSKKMKISRDVADASGRPATMEEILTIEIRPGWKKGTKITFPEKGNEQRGVIPSDLVFIIDEKPHSMFKRDGNDLIFTQKISLVEALTGYTAQVTTLDGRNLTIPINNIISPTYEEVVKGEGMPIPKEPGKKGNLRIKFNIKFPSRLTSEQKSGIKRLFTSS from the exons ATGGGTGTGGACTACTACAAGATTCTCCAGGTGGACCGCAATGCCAAAGACGATGACCTCAAGAAAGCTTACCGCAAACTCGCCATGAAATGGCATCCCGACAAAAACCCTAACAACAAAAAAGATGCCGAAGCCAAATTCAAGCAAATCTCCGAAGCTTACGAT gtattgaGCGATCCACAGAAGAGGGCAGTTTATGATCAGTACGGTGAGGAAGGATTAAAGGGACAGGTACCGCCGCCTGGAGCTGGTGGAGGATTTTCAGGGGATGCAGGCGGACCGACCACTTTCCGTTTTAATCCTCGCCATGCAGACGACATTTTTTCTGAGTTTTTTGGGTTTTCTAGCCCGTTTGGCGGGGCAACGGACATGGGAGGCGGGTCACGGCTCCCTTCAGGTTTTCCTAAGCATATGGAAGATATATTTGCTTCATTTAGGAATACTACCGGCGGGGAAGGGGGCTCTGGTGGTGTGCCGCGCAAGGCTGCGTCTATAGAGAGGATGCTACCTTGTAGTTTGGAGGATTTATACAAAGGAACCTCcaaaaagatgaaaatttcgCGGGATGTTGCTGATGCCAGTGG AAGACCCGCTACCATGGAGGAAATTCTTACTATTGAGATTAGGCCGGGGTGGAAGAAGGGTACAAAGATAACTTTTCCGGAGAAAGGAAATGAGCAACGAGGTGTCATACCCTCTGACCTAGTATTCATAATTGACGAAAAGCCTCATAGCATGTTCAAGAGGGATggtaatgatttaattttcacCCAGAAAATTTCTTTGGTTGAAGCTCTGACTGGTTATACCGCTCAAGTGACAACACTTGACGGACGAAACCTGACAATACCCATTAACAACATCATTAGTCCTACCTATGAAGAAGTTGTGAAAGGAGAAGGGATGCCAATCCCGAAGGAACCTGGCAAAAAGGGAAACTTAAGAATCAAATTCAACATCAAGTTCCCAAGCAGGCTTACCTCAGAGCAGAAAAGTGGCATTAAACGATTATTTACATCCTCGTGA